A genome region from Sphingorhabdus sp. SMR4y includes the following:
- a CDS encoding acetyl/propionyl/methylcrotonyl-CoA carboxylase subunit alpha, with protein MVFKKILIANRGEIACRVIRTAQKMGIKTVAVYSDADARSPHVKMADEAVHIGPSPAAESYLIAEKIIQACKDTGAEAVHPGYGFLSERTSFAQELADNDIAFIGPPANAIAAMGDKIESKKLAEKAGVSVVPGHIGEIDDTEHAVRISNDIGYPVMMKASAGGGGKGMRLAWNEKDVREGFEATKREGLASFGDDRVFIEKFIEQPRHIEIQVLGDKHGNVIYLGERECSIQRRHQKVVEEAPSPFVDPEMRKKMGEQAVALSQAVGYYSAGTVELIVGADKSFYFLEMNTRLQVEHPVTEYITGLDLVEQMIRVAYGEKLPLTQDEVKLTGWAVENRVYAEDPYRGFLPSTGRLVKYRPPEEEEGIRVDDGVAEGGEVSIFYDPMIAKLITYGETRIEAIDRQIDALNRFELVGPGHNIDFLSALMQHERFREGTITTNFIAEEYPDGFQGAPATDELLVNLAAIGAFAATAHADRARRVDNQLGKRLEAPSEWQVKIGDKIMDVRISEEEIAVDGTAVDLSMEYTPGDSLILAEVAGKPLSVKIAKSTDGFALNSHGATHKARILPAHVAQHAVHMIEKIPPDLSKFLLCPMPGLLVALHVGEGDSVVEGQPLAVVEAMKMENILRAEKNGVVKSVEAAQGDSLAVDAVILELE; from the coding sequence ATTGTGTTTAAAAAGATCCTGATCGCAAACCGCGGCGAAATTGCCTGCCGTGTTATTCGTACTGCCCAGAAAATGGGGATCAAGACGGTTGCCGTCTATTCCGATGCTGACGCGCGCTCGCCGCATGTCAAAATGGCGGATGAGGCCGTGCATATCGGTCCGTCGCCGGCAGCGGAATCTTATCTGATCGCCGAGAAGATCATCCAGGCGTGCAAGGATACCGGAGCGGAAGCGGTCCATCCCGGCTATGGCTTCCTGTCCGAACGGACCAGTTTTGCGCAGGAACTGGCGGACAATGACATCGCCTTCATCGGCCCGCCAGCCAATGCGATTGCCGCAATGGGCGACAAGATCGAATCCAAGAAGCTCGCGGAGAAGGCAGGCGTCAGCGTTGTGCCCGGCCATATTGGCGAGATCGACGACACCGAACATGCTGTGCGCATTTCCAATGACATCGGCTATCCGGTGATGATGAAAGCCAGCGCCGGCGGCGGCGGCAAGGGCATGCGGCTGGCGTGGAACGAGAAAGACGTTCGCGAGGGCTTTGAAGCGACCAAGCGCGAAGGTCTGGCCAGCTTTGGCGATGACCGCGTGTTTATCGAGAAATTCATCGAACAGCCGCGCCATATCGAAATCCAGGTGCTCGGCGACAAGCATGGCAATGTCATCTATCTCGGCGAACGCGAATGTTCGATCCAGCGGCGGCATCAGAAAGTAGTCGAGGAAGCGCCTTCGCCCTTCGTCGATCCCGAAATGCGCAAGAAAATGGGCGAACAGGCGGTCGCCCTTTCGCAGGCCGTGGGCTATTATAGCGCCGGTACGGTCGAGCTAATCGTCGGCGCAGACAAGAGCTTCTATTTCCTCGAAATGAACACCCGGCTGCAGGTTGAGCATCCGGTTACCGAATATATCACCGGTCTGGATCTGGTCGAACAGATGATCCGCGTCGCCTATGGCGAGAAATTGCCGCTGACACAGGATGAAGTCAAACTCACTGGCTGGGCGGTCGAAAACCGTGTCTATGCAGAAGATCCCTATCGCGGCTTCCTGCCGTCGACCGGTCGTCTGGTCAAATATCGGCCACCGGAAGAGGAAGAAGGCATTCGGGTTGACGATGGCGTCGCAGAAGGCGGCGAGGTCTCGATCTTCTACGATCCGATGATCGCCAAGCTGATTACCTATGGCGAAACCCGGATCGAGGCGATCGATCGCCAGATCGACGCGCTCAATCGCTTCGAGCTGGTCGGCCCCGGTCACAATATCGATTTCCTCTCGGCGCTGATGCAGCATGAGCGCTTCCGCGAAGGCACGATCACGACCAATTTCATTGCCGAAGAATATCCCGACGGGTTCCAGGGCGCTCCGGCAACCGACGAACTGCTCGTCAATCTTGCCGCTATCGGGGCTTTTGCCGCAACCGCCCATGCGGATCGTGCACGCCGCGTCGACAATCAGCTCGGCAAGCGTCTCGAAGCGCCGTCCGAATGGCAAGTGAAGATCGGCGACAAGATCATGGACGTGCGGATCTCCGAAGAGGAAATTGCGGTCGATGGCACTGCGGTGGACCTGTCGATGGAATATACGCCGGGCGACAGCCTGATCCTCGCCGAGGTTGCGGGCAAGCCATTATCGGTGAAAATTGCCAAAAGCACCGACGGGTTCGCGCTCAACAGCCACGGCGCAACCCACAAGGCGCGGATATTGCCCGCCCATGTTGCGCAACATGCTGTGCACATGATCGAGAAAATTCCGCCCGATCTGTCGAAATTCCTCCTATGCCCGATGCCCGGCCTGCTGGTCGCGCTGCACGTGGGCGAGGGCGACAGTGTGGTCGAGGGACAGCCTCTGGCGGTGGTCGAGGCGATGAAAATGGAAAATATTCTCCGCGCCGAGAAAAATGGCGTGGTAAAATCGGTGGAAGCCGCGCAGGGTGATAGCCTTGCCGTCGATGCGGTGATACTCGAACTGGAATAA
- the bioB gene encoding biotin synthase BioB — MSDVTETEETEVRNDWTREEIAALFDLPFDDLVFQAATVHRANHKAGEVQLSTLLSIKTGGCPEDCGYCNQSAGAKSGLKAEKLLDVRTVLQNAAQAKDRGSSRFCMGAAWRNPKDRDMPAIIEMIKGVRQMGMETCMTLGMLTKKQSDMLSEAGLDYYNHNIDTSPEHYEKVITTRTFDDRLETLENVRNSGINVCSGGIVGMGETREDRVGFVHALATLPKHPESVPVNALVPVKGTVLGDMLADTPLAKIDDIEFVRTIAVARITMPASMVRLSAGRESMSESTQALCFLAGANSIFTGDKLLTTGNAGDDADETLFAKLGLVPMQAEQRDCALEAAE; from the coding sequence ATGAGTGACGTGACAGAGACGGAAGAAACCGAAGTTCGCAACGACTGGACCCGCGAGGAAATCGCCGCGCTGTTCGACTTGCCGTTCGACGATCTGGTGTTCCAGGCCGCGACCGTGCACCGCGCCAATCACAAGGCGGGCGAGGTTCAGCTTTCGACGCTGCTGTCGATCAAGACCGGCGGCTGTCCGGAGGATTGCGGCTATTGCAACCAGTCTGCGGGGGCGAAATCGGGACTGAAGGCAGAGAAACTGCTCGACGTGCGCACGGTGCTGCAAAATGCGGCGCAGGCGAAGGATCGCGGATCCTCGCGCTTCTGCATGGGGGCCGCCTGGCGGAACCCCAAGGACCGCGACATGCCGGCGATCATCGAGATGATCAAGGGCGTCCGGCAAATGGGCATGGAAACCTGCATGACGCTCGGTATGCTGACCAAGAAACAGTCCGACATGCTGTCCGAAGCCGGCCTCGACTATTATAATCACAATATCGATACCTCGCCGGAACATTATGAGAAGGTGATCACCACGCGCACCTTCGACGACCGGCTCGAAACGCTGGAAAATGTCCGCAACAGCGGCATCAACGTCTGCTCCGGCGGGATTGTCGGCATGGGCGAGACCCGCGAAGACCGCGTCGGCTTTGTCCACGCGCTGGCGACTTTGCCGAAACATCCGGAGAGCGTTCCGGTCAACGCGCTGGTCCCGGTCAAGGGCACCGTGCTTGGTGATATGCTCGCCGACACGCCGCTCGCAAAGATTGACGATATCGAATTTGTCCGCACGATTGCCGTCGCCCGGATCACCATGCCCGCCTCGATGGTGCGACTATCCGCTGGCCGCGAGAGTATGTCGGAAAGCACGCAGGCTTTGTGCTTCCTCGCCGGTGCCAACAGCATCTTCACCGGCGACAAGTTGCTGACCACCGGCAATGCGGGTGACGATGCGGACGAGACATTGTTCGCCAAACTGGGGCTGGTGCCGATGCAAGCCGAGCAGCGGGATTGCGCGCTGGAGGCAGCTGAGTGA
- the scpA gene encoding methylmalonyl-CoA mutase, with the protein MTDKPTIKDWQELADKEVKGRDLTWETPEGIAVKPLYTAEDAGDPGLPGFGPFTRGVKASMYAGRPWTIRQYAGFSTAEESNAFYRRNLAAGQKGLSVAFDLATHRGYDSDHPRVVGDVGKAGVAIDSVEDMKILFDQIPLDEMSVSMTMNGAVIPCLAFYIIAAEEQGVSQEKLSGTIQNDILKEFMVRNTYIYPPAPSMRIISDIIGYTSEHMPKFNSISISGYHMHEAGATAVQELAFTIADGREYAKQAMATGLDIDAFAGRLSFFFGIGMNFFMEVAKLRAARTLWHRVMTDLGAQSERSKMLRTHCQTSGVSLTEQDPYNNVIRTTIEAMAATLGGTQSLHTNALDEAIALPTDFSARIARNTQIVLQEEAGITKVVDPLGGSYYVEALTEELVDKAWEIIERVGAEGGMAKAVADGWPKAMIEEAAAGRQAAVDKGDAVIVGVNKYRLPEEDPMETLDIDNAKVRQGQIARLEKMRADRDEAACQAALKALTDGARGGGNVLALAVDAARQRASLGEISDAMEAVFGRYETQPTPVKGIYGKAYENDARYAMVIDGVDAVSQRLGRKPKILVAKMGQDGHDRGANVVSSAFTDMGFDVISGPLFQTPGETRDLALAENVDAVGASSLAAGHKTLIPELINLLKESGRGDIKVFAGGVIPAKDYEFLRKSGVVGIYGPGSNIVECAADILRLLGHNMPPEEEAAE; encoded by the coding sequence ATGACCGACAAACCGACGATCAAAGACTGGCAGGAACTGGCCGACAAGGAAGTCAAGGGCCGCGACCTTACATGGGAGACACCCGAGGGCATCGCCGTCAAGCCGCTCTACACGGCGGAAGATGCCGGTGATCCCGGGCTACCCGGCTTTGGTCCGTTCACCCGCGGCGTCAAGGCCAGCATGTATGCGGGCCGTCCTTGGACGATCCGGCAATATGCCGGCTTTTCGACGGCCGAGGAATCCAACGCCTTTTATCGTCGCAATCTGGCGGCGGGGCAGAAGGGGCTGTCGGTAGCCTTCGATCTTGCCACGCACAGAGGCTATGACAGCGATCATCCGCGCGTGGTCGGTGATGTCGGCAAGGCCGGTGTGGCGATCGACAGCGTCGAGGATATGAAAATCCTGTTCGACCAGATCCCGCTCGACGAAATGTCGGTGTCGATGACGATGAACGGCGCGGTCATTCCGTGCCTCGCTTTCTATATCATTGCAGCGGAAGAGCAGGGGGTTTCGCAGGAGAAGCTCTCCGGCACGATCCAGAATGACATTCTCAAGGAGTTCATGGTCCGCAACACCTATATCTATCCGCCAGCGCCTTCGATGCGGATCATTTCGGACATCATCGGCTATACGTCGGAACATATGCCGAAGTTCAACAGCATCTCGATCAGCGGCTATCATATGCACGAAGCCGGCGCGACGGCCGTTCAGGAACTGGCCTTCACCATTGCCGACGGCCGCGAATATGCCAAGCAGGCGATGGCGACGGGGCTCGATATCGACGCTTTTGCCGGCCGTTTGAGCTTCTTCTTCGGTATCGGCATGAATTTCTTCATGGAAGTTGCGAAATTGCGCGCGGCGCGGACCCTGTGGCACCGGGTGATGACCGATCTCGGCGCCCAGTCGGAGCGGTCGAAAATGCTGCGTACCCATTGCCAGACTTCAGGCGTGTCGCTGACCGAGCAGGATCCTTATAACAACGTGATCCGGACCACGATCGAGGCGATGGCGGCGACCCTGGGCGGCACCCAGTCGCTGCACACCAACGCGCTCGATGAAGCGATCGCGCTGCCGACCGATTTCTCGGCCCGGATTGCACGGAACACGCAGATCGTGTTGCAGGAAGAAGCGGGGATTACCAAGGTCGTCGATCCGCTCGGCGGCAGCTATTATGTCGAGGCGCTGACCGAGGAACTGGTCGACAAGGCCTGGGAAATTATCGAGCGTGTCGGAGCCGAAGGCGGCATGGCGAAAGCAGTGGCCGATGGCTGGCCGAAAGCGATGATCGAGGAAGCCGCTGCCGGTCGCCAGGCGGCTGTCGACAAGGGTGATGCGGTGATCGTCGGGGTCAACAAATATCGGCTGCCCGAAGAAGATCCGATGGAAACGCTCGACATCGACAATGCCAAGGTCCGGCAGGGACAGATTGCGCGGCTCGAGAAGATGCGCGCCGATCGTGACGAAGCGGCCTGTCAGGCGGCGCTCAAGGCGCTGACCGATGGCGCCAGGGGCGGCGGCAATGTGCTGGCGCTGGCGGTTGATGCGGCGCGGCAACGTGCGTCGCTGGGCGAGATTTCCGACGCGATGGAAGCGGTCTTCGGCCGCTACGAAACCCAGCCGACGCCGGTCAAAGGTATTTACGGCAAGGCGTATGAAAATGATGCGCGTTACGCGATGGTTATCGACGGCGTCGATGCCGTGTCGCAGCGCCTGGGCCGCAAGCCGAAAATCCTGGTCGCGAAAATGGGGCAGGACGGTCACGACCGCGGCGCCAATGTCGTCTCCAGCGCCTTTACCGACATGGGCTTTGACGTGATTTCCGGGCCGCTGTTCCAGACGCCCGGCGAGACCCGCGATCTGGCTCTGGCGGAAAATGTTGACGCGGTTGGCGCGTCCAGCCTGGCGGCGGGCCACAAGACATTGATCCCCGAACTGATCAACCTGCTGAAAGAATCCGGGCGCGGCGATATCAAGGTTTTTGCCGGTGGCGTGATCCCGGCAAAGGACTATGAATTCCTGCGCAAATCCGGCGTGGTCGGAATCTATGGACCGGGCAGCAATATTGTGGAATGTGCCGCGGACATATTGAGATTGCTGGGCCATAACATGCCCCCCGAAGAGGAAGCTGCGGAATGA
- a CDS encoding enoyl-CoA hydratase-related protein — protein sequence MEFENIKLDITDQVATITLNKPERLNACSLAMADDIFVALDKLDDARALVITGEGRAFCAGADLQAKNDSALSGGQGSYAALLQHYNPLMLKLAKLDIPTITAVNGPAAGVGCSIALASDFAIAGKSAYFLQAFVNIGLVPDGGASWMLTRLVGKARATEMMLLGEKIHGEKAADWGLIYKCVDDADLMDEAGALAKRLASGPTVALGVMRQNLAAALESDYASALVREAEGQRIAGDSKDAREGAIAFLQKRPTEFKGE from the coding sequence ATGGAATTCGAAAATATCAAGCTGGATATCACCGATCAGGTGGCCACCATCACGCTCAACAAGCCGGAGCGCCTCAACGCCTGCTCGCTGGCTATGGCCGACGATATTTTCGTCGCGCTCGACAAGCTTGACGACGCGCGCGCTCTGGTGATCACGGGGGAAGGGCGCGCCTTTTGTGCCGGTGCCGATTTGCAGGCCAAGAATGACAGCGCCCTGTCGGGCGGACAGGGTAGCTATGCTGCGCTTCTCCAGCATTATAATCCGCTGATGCTGAAACTGGCGAAGCTCGACATTCCAACAATTACCGCGGTCAACGGACCGGCTGCCGGCGTCGGCTGTTCGATCGCTCTGGCGAGTGATTTTGCCATTGCCGGAAAATCGGCCTATTTTCTGCAGGCTTTTGTCAATATTGGCCTGGTGCCTGATGGTGGCGCATCATGGATGCTGACCCGCCTCGTCGGCAAGGCACGGGCAACCGAAATGATGCTGCTCGGCGAGAAGATCCATGGCGAGAAAGCTGCCGACTGGGGATTGATCTACAAATGCGTGGACGATGCCGATCTGATGGACGAAGCGGGCGCGTTGGCCAAGCGTCTCGCAAGCGGTCCGACCGTCGCTCTGGGCGTTATGCGTCAGAACCTGGCGGCTGCGCTGGAAAGCGACTATGCTTCGGCGCTCGTGCGGGAAGCCGAAGGGCAGCGAATTGCCGGAGACAGCAAGGACGCGCGGGAAGGGGCGATTGCCTTTCTGCAAAAACGGCCAACTGAATTCAAGGGCGAGTAA
- the mce gene encoding methylmalonyl-CoA epimerase — protein MKLGRMNHIGVATPDLDASIAFYRDVMGATDITEPFVLDSQKVRVCFVNTPGEGGTAGTQVELLQPTEADSAVGKWLEKNPLGGQHHICFEVPDIHAAKAEFEAMGKRVLGEPRIGAHGTLIFFVHPKDMGGMLTEIMETPKGH, from the coding sequence ATGAAACTGGGAAGAATGAACCATATCGGCGTGGCTACGCCCGATCTTGACGCCTCGATCGCTTTTTACCGCGATGTCATGGGCGCCACCGACATCACCGAGCCGTTCGTGCTGGATTCGCAGAAAGTGCGCGTCTGTTTCGTCAACACTCCGGGCGAGGGCGGCACCGCCGGCACGCAGGTCGAGCTGCTGCAGCCAACAGAAGCGGACAGTGCGGTCGGCAAATGGCTGGAGAAAAACCCGCTCGGCGGCCAGCATCATATCTGTTTCGAAGTGCCCGACATTCATGCGGCAAAGGCGGAATTTGAAGCGATGGGCAAGCGGGTGCTTGGCGAACCGCGCATCGGTGCGCATGGCACGCTTATCTTTTTTGTGCATCCCAAGGATATGGGCGGGATGCTAACCGAAATCATGGAAACGCCCAAGGGGCATTAA
- a CDS encoding DUF808 domain-containing protein — MPTGLVALLDDVAAIAKVAAASVDDIGAAAARAGTKSAGVVIDDAAVTPTYVTGFDPSRELPMIWKITKGSFRNKLVFLLPAAVLLGQFAPFLIPIILIFGGLFLCYEAAEKVLEIFHVDESTKHDQPAIVEGPGREKEMVSGAIRTDLILSGEIMAIALSELTDQVWWEQAIILAIIGIVITVAVYGSVALIVKMDDIGLHIAQNNEGALRSFGCGLVRLMPKLLAALSIIGTLAMAWVGGGLLVHNVAALGWHGPEHLIEWLSHPLLSLFPASAELMVGGIAFALLSGILGVLVGAGIAPLVHRFIPHGEGH; from the coding sequence ATGCCAACAGGACTAGTAGCCCTTCTCGACGACGTTGCGGCAATCGCTAAGGTCGCTGCCGCATCGGTTGACGACATCGGTGCCGCGGCGGCGCGGGCCGGGACCAAGTCGGCCGGCGTGGTGATTGATGACGCGGCGGTTACGCCGACTTATGTGACCGGTTTCGATCCGTCGCGCGAATTGCCGATGATCTGGAAGATCACCAAGGGTTCCTTCAGGAACAAGCTGGTCTTTTTGTTGCCGGCTGCGGTGCTTCTGGGGCAGTTCGCGCCCTTTCTGATACCGATCATCCTGATTTTCGGCGGTTTGTTCCTCTGTTACGAGGCCGCCGAAAAGGTTCTGGAAATTTTCCACGTCGACGAGTCCACCAAACATGACCAGCCCGCGATTGTCGAAGGGCCGGGGCGGGAGAAGGAAATGGTCTCGGGCGCGATCCGCACCGACCTGATCCTGTCGGGCGAGATCATGGCGATCGCCCTGTCCGAACTGACCGACCAGGTCTGGTGGGAACAGGCTATCATATTGGCGATCATCGGCATCGTAATCACCGTTGCCGTCTATGGCTCGGTCGCGCTGATCGTGAAGATGGACGATATCGGCCTGCATATCGCGCAGAATAACGAGGGCGCATTGCGATCTTTCGGCTGCGGTCTGGTCCGGCTGATGCCCAAATTGCTCGCGGCCCTGTCGATCATCGGCACGCTGGCGATGGCCTGGGTCGGTGGTGGGTTGCTGGTGCACAATGTTGCCGCCCTGGGATGGCACGGACCGGAACATCTGATCGAATGGCTGTCGCATCCGCTGCTCAGCCTGTTCCCGGCTTCGGCCGAGCTGATGGTCGGCGGGATTGCCTTTGCGCTTCTGTCGGGGATACTCGGCGTGCTGGTCGGTGCAGGAATAGCGCCGCTGGTGCACAGATTCATTCCGCATGGAGAAGGACATTAG
- a CDS encoding acyl-CoA carboxylase subunit beta has protein sequence MSDIIAQLEAKRAEAMLGGGQKRIDSQHAKGKLTARERIEILLDEDSFEEIDMYVEHNCVDFGMEQTKIAGDGVVTGSGTINGRLVFVFSQDFTVFGGSLSERHAEKICKVLDNAMKVGAPVIGINDSGGARIQEGVASLGGYADVFQKNVLASGVIPQLSLIMGPCAGGAVYSPAMTDFIFMVKDSSYMFVTGPDVVKTVTNEIVTQEELGGAVTHTTKTSVADVAYENDIEALLAARDFIDFMPLSNREEAPERPTADPWDRLEESLDTLIPANANQPYDMHEVIRKMLDEGDFFEVQPAHASNIICGFGRMEGATVGVVANQPMVLAGCLDINASKKAARFVRYCDAFNIPIVTLVDVPGFLPGTSQEHNGIIKHGAKLLFAYAEATVPKITIITRKAYGGAYDVMASKHLRGDLNYAWPTAEIAVMGAKGAVEIIFRGRTEEEIAERTAEYEARFANPFVAAQKGFVDEVIMPHSTRRRVALGLRKLRNKQLENPWKKHDNIPL, from the coding sequence ATGTCAGACATTATCGCACAATTGGAAGCCAAACGCGCTGAAGCCATGCTCGGCGGCGGGCAAAAGCGGATCGATAGCCAGCATGCCAAGGGCAAGCTGACCGCGCGCGAGCGGATCGAAATCCTGCTCGACGAAGATTCGTTCGAAGAGATCGACATGTATGTCGAGCATAATTGCGTCGATTTCGGAATGGAACAGACCAAGATAGCCGGTGACGGCGTGGTCACCGGATCGGGCACGATCAACGGCCGGCTGGTCTTTGTTTTTAGCCAGGATTTCACCGTTTTCGGCGGCTCGCTCTCCGAGCGCCATGCCGAGAAAATCTGCAAGGTCCTCGACAATGCAATGAAAGTCGGCGCACCGGTGATCGGCATCAACGACAGCGGCGGCGCGCGTATTCAGGAAGGCGTGGCGTCACTCGGTGGCTATGCCGACGTGTTCCAGAAGAATGTTCTGGCCAGCGGCGTGATTCCACAACTCAGCCTGATCATGGGGCCCTGTGCCGGCGGCGCGGTCTATTCACCGGCGATGACCGACTTCATCTTCATGGTAAAGGACAGTTCGTACATGTTCGTGACCGGGCCCGATGTGGTCAAGACGGTGACCAACGAGATCGTGACACAGGAAGAACTGGGCGGGGCGGTGACGCACACCACCAAGACCAGCGTCGCCGATGTCGCCTATGAAAATGATATCGAGGCGCTGCTCGCGGCCCGCGACTTCATCGACTTCATGCCGCTTTCCAATCGGGAAGAAGCCCCAGAACGGCCGACAGCCGATCCGTGGGATCGTCTCGAGGAAAGTCTCGACACGCTGATTCCTGCTAATGCCAATCAGCCCTATGACATGCACGAAGTCATCCGCAAGATGCTCGACGAGGGCGATTTCTTTGAAGTCCAGCCCGCCCATGCCTCCAATATCATCTGCGGCTTTGGCCGGATGGAAGGTGCCACTGTCGGTGTCGTCGCCAACCAGCCGATGGTGCTTGCCGGTTGTCTCGACATCAATGCATCGAAGAAAGCGGCCCGCTTTGTCCGCTATTGCGATGCATTCAATATTCCGATCGTGACACTGGTTGACGTTCCAGGCTTCCTGCCCGGTACTTCTCAAGAGCATAACGGTATCATCAAGCATGGTGCGAAGCTGCTCTTTGCCTATGCCGAAGCGACGGTGCCGAAAATCACCATCATCACCCGCAAGGCTTATGGCGGCGCCTATGACGTGATGGCGTCCAAGCATCTGCGCGGCGATCTCAACTATGCCTGGCCGACCGCGGAAATCGCGGTGATGGGTGCAAAGGGCGCGGTCGAGATCATCTTCCGCGGCAGGACCGAGGAAGAGATTGCCGAGCGTACCGCGGAATATGAAGCACGCTTCGCCAATCCGTTTGTCGCGGCGCAAAAGGGCTTCGTCGACGAGGTGATCATGCCCCATTCAACCCGGCGCCGGGTGGCTCTGGGACTTCGGAAACTGCGGAACAAGCAATTGGAGAATCCGTGGAAAAAGCATGACAATATTCCGTTGTGA
- the gor gene encoding glutathione-disulfide reductase gives MAEYDYDLFVIGAGSGGVRAARVSASYGAKVAVAEEYRVGGTCVIRGCVPKKLLVYGSHFSEELEDGKNFGWTWENAKFDWGRLRDHVLKDVDRLNNAYTDTLKNHGVEIILERAELTGPHEIKLAGGKTVTAKYILIAVGAWPAVADFPGSELMSTSNEMFHLEKLPETIIIAGGGYIANEFAGIFNGLGSDVTVVNRSDIILRGYDESVRDRLIQISLAKGISYKFNCTFDRIEKRDDGALDVYMDGKKDPVRADIVLAATGRRPKVDNLGLENAGVATNDKNAIIVDDYSQTNVENIYAVGDVTDRVQLTPIAIREGQAFADTVFGDNPRTVDYDNIPSAVFSQPPIASVGLTESEAREQYGNIKIYSSDFRAMRNVFADRAERSLYKMIVEHPTEKILGLHMIGPDAPEILQAAAVAVKAGLTKQAFDDTVALHPSMSEELVLLK, from the coding sequence ATGGCTGAATATGATTATGACCTGTTCGTTATAGGCGCGGGCTCCGGAGGGGTGCGAGCGGCGCGAGTCTCTGCATCATACGGCGCGAAAGTGGCGGTTGCCGAGGAATATCGGGTTGGCGGGACCTGCGTTATCCGCGGCTGTGTGCCCAAGAAACTGCTGGTTTACGGTTCCCATTTTTCGGAAGAACTGGAAGACGGCAAGAATTTCGGATGGACATGGGAAAATGCCAAATTTGATTGGGGGCGTTTGCGCGACCATGTCCTCAAAGACGTCGACCGGCTGAACAATGCCTACACAGATACCCTTAAAAATCATGGGGTTGAGATCATTCTCGAGCGGGCCGAACTGACCGGACCGCATGAGATCAAACTGGCTGGCGGAAAGACCGTGACGGCGAAATATATCTTGATCGCGGTCGGGGCCTGGCCCGCCGTGGCTGATTTCCCCGGCAGCGAACTGATGTCGACGTCCAACGAGATGTTCCATCTCGAGAAGCTTCCCGAAACGATCATCATCGCCGGCGGAGGCTATATTGCCAATGAATTTGCCGGAATTTTCAATGGCCTGGGCAGCGATGTCACCGTGGTCAACCGCTCCGACATCATCTTGCGCGGTTATGATGAAAGCGTCCGCGACCGGCTGATCCAGATCTCTCTCGCCAAGGGTATCAGTTATAAATTCAACTGCACCTTCGACCGGATCGAAAAGCGCGATGACGGCGCTCTTGATGTCTACATGGACGGCAAAAAAGACCCGGTTCGTGCCGATATTGTGCTCGCAGCCACCGGAAGGCGGCCAAAAGTCGACAATTTGGGGCTGGAAAATGCCGGCGTTGCTACCAATGACAAGAATGCCATCATCGTCGACGACTATAGCCAGACCAATGTCGAGAATATTTATGCGGTCGGCGATGTGACGGACCGCGTGCAACTGACACCGATCGCGATCCGCGAGGGGCAGGCCTTTGCCGACACCGTATTCGGCGACAACCCCCGCACGGTCGATTATGACAATATTCCCTCGGCCGTATTCTCGCAGCCGCCGATTGCATCTGTCGGCCTGACCGAGAGCGAGGCGCGGGAGCAATATGGCAATATCAAAATCTATTCGTCCGATTTCCGGGCGATGCGCAATGTTTTCGCGGACCGGGCGGAGCGTAGCCTCTACAAGATGATCGTCGAGCATCCGACCGAGAAGATTCTCGGTCTGCATATGATCGGGCCGGATGCGCCGGAGATTTTGCAGGCTGCAGCGGTCGCGGTGAAAGCGGGGCTCACCAAGCAGGCCTTTGACGATACGGTCGCTCTGCACCCCAGCATGTCCGAGGAACTGGTACTGCTTAAATAG